A region from the Sorex araneus isolate mSorAra2 chromosome 6, mSorAra2.pri, whole genome shotgun sequence genome encodes:
- the PDE8A gene encoding high affinity cAMP-specific and IBMX-insensitive 3',5'-cyclic phosphodiesterase 8A isoform X3, whose product MVCSVQFGPMRFHPDQLQVLLVFAQEDEQCAGFCRACEWLGFKYSVARETQTVLGCFLDQHHDVIVIDHRAPEKLDAEALCRSIRSAELSENTVIMGVVSRTNVEETSALPLIAAGFTRRYVEDPSPMACYNELLQLEFGEVRSQLKLRACNSVFAALERSQEAVEITSEDHVIQYANPAFESTMGYQTGELLGKEVVEPAQKEAVLLGTLDAPAHTGKEWQGIYSVRKKNGDSVQRNVKIVPVVGQGGKIRHYVSIIRVCNGNSKGEKRTECVQPDTRTDNLSGRYRDRRKTSLDIKTMTSRTSEVSAQRRHSSMARIHSMIIETPITKVINILRAAQASSPVPVVEALGRVLDILRTTELYSPQFGAKDDDPHANDLVGGLVADGLRRLSGNEYVLTTKALQPVPSPPVSLKDIPPNIAQALEAEDSWDFNIFELEAASHNRPLVYLGLKIFSRFGLCEFLRCPEATLRAWLQTIEANYHTNNPYHNSTHAADVLQATAYFLYKDRAKQTLDHVDEVAALLAAAVHDVDHPGRTNSFLCNSGSELAILYNDTAVLESHHAALAFQLTAGDAECNIFKNVDRNEYRMLRQSIIDMVLATEMTRHFEHVNKFVNSINKPLAALEESGGAEADPDAVQTMLRAPESRALVKRMLIKCADVSNPCRPLEQCVEWAARISEEYFAQTDEEKQQDLPVVMPVFDRQTCSVPRSQISFIDYFITDMFDAWDAFVGLPNLLQHLDNNFKYWKRLDEMGLRGSHPPPSPPNSRGTPGPVLPGEQSLGAGSTIPRTLL is encoded by the exons ATGGTTTGCAGTGTGCAGTTCGGACCCATGAGGTTCCATCCAGACCAGCTTCAG GTGCTGCTGGTGTTTGCTCAGGAGGACGAGCAGTGTGCTGGGTTCTGCAGGGCTTGCGAGTGGCTGGGCTTCAAGTACAGTGTGGCCAGGGAGACGCAGACCGTGCTGGGCTGCTTCCTGGACCAGCACCATGACGTCATCGTCATCGACCACCGGGCTCCCGAGAAGCTGGATGCCGAGGCTCTCTGCAG gtcgaTCAGATCAGCCGAGCTCTCAGAGAACACTGTGATCATGGGCGTGGTGAGCAG GACTAATGTGGAAGAGACGTCGGCGCTGCCCCTCATTGCTGCTGGCTTCACCAGA AGGTACGTGGAGGACCCGAGCCCCATGGCCTGCTACAACGAGCTGCTGCAGCTGGAATTCGGGGAAGTGCGGTCTCAGCTGAAGCtcag GGCCTGCAACTCCGTGTTCGCCGCGCTGGAGAGGAGCCAAGAGGCCGTGGAGATCACCAGTGAGGACCACgtcatccag TATGCAAATCCGGCCTTCGAGAGCACCATGGGGTACCAGACCGGGGAGCTTCTGGGGAAGGAGGTGGTGGAGCCTGCCCAGAAGGAGGCAGTCCTGCTGGGCACCCTGgatgctccagcccacacaggcAAG GAGTGGCAGGGGATCTACAGTGTCAGGAAGAAGAACGGGGACAGTGTCCAGCGGAACGTGAAGATCGTCCCTGTTGTGGGGCAGGGCGG AAAAATTAGACACTATGTGTCTATTATCCGAGTATGCAATGGCAACAGTAAG GGTGAGAAGCGCACAGAGTGTGTGCAGCCGGACACCCGCACGG ATAACCTGTCCGGCCGCTACAGAGACAGACGGAAAACCTCCCTGGACATCAAAACCATGACCTCCCGCACCAGTGAAG TCTCTGCCCAGAGGCGCCACTCGTCCATGGCCCGCATCCACTCCATGATCATAGAGACGCCCATCACCAAG GTGATCAACATCCTGAGAGCGGCGCAGGCCAGCAGCCCTGTGCCCGTGGTGGAGGCGCTGGGCCGCGTACTGGACATCCTCAGGACCACGGAGCTCTACTCCCCTCAGTTTGGGGCCAAGGACGACGACCCCCATGCCAATGACCTGGTGGGGGGCCTTGTGGCG GACGGTTTACGAAGACTCTCAGGGAACGAATACGTCCTCACAACAAAGG CCCTCCAGCCGGTCCCCAGCCCCCCCGTGTCTCTTAAGGACATCCCCCCAAACATCGCACAGGCCTTGGAGGCCGAGGACAGCTGGGACTTCAATATCTTCGAGCTGGAGGCTGCCAGCCACAACAG GCCTCTTGTCTACCTGGGCCTCAAGATCTTCAGCCGCTTTGGCCTCTGTGAATTCTTGAGGTGCCCTGAGGCCACACTGCGGGCCTGGCTGCAGACCATCGAGGCCAACTACCACACCAACAACCCGTACCACAACTCCACGCACGCAGCTGATGTGCTGCAGGCCACGGCCTACTTCCTCTACAAGGACAGGGCCAAG CAAACACTTGACCACGTGGACGAGGTGGCTGCCCTCCTGGCCGCTGCCGTTCACGACGTGGACCACCCTGGGAGGACCAACTCCTTCCTGTGCAATTCGGGCAGTGAGCTGGCCATCCTGTATAATGACACGGCCGTGCTTGAGAGCCACCATGCCGCCCTGGCCTTCCAGCTTACCGCTGGGGACGCAGAATGCAACATCTTCAAGAATGTGGACAG AAATGAGTACCGGATGCTGAGGCAGAGCATCATCGACATGGTTCTGGCCACAGAGATGACCCGGCACTTCGAGCACGTCAACAAGTTCGTCAACAGCATCAACAAGCCCTTGGCAGCCCTGGAGGAAAGCGGG GGGGCGGAGGCAGACCCGGACGCGGTGCAGACCATGCTCAGGGCGCCCGAGAGCCGGGCGCTGGTGAAACGCATGCTCATCAAGTGTGCCGACGTGTCCAACCCCTGCCGGCCCCTGGAGCAGTGCGTGGAGTGGGCCGCCCGCATCTCTGAGGAGTACTTCGCTCAG ACGGACGAGGAGAAGCAGCAGGACCTGCCGGTGGTGATGCCCGTGTTCGACCGGCAGACCTGCAGCGTGCCCCGCTCCCAGATCTCCTTCATTGACTACTTCATCACCGACATGTTCGACGCCTGGGATG cctTCGTGGGGCTCCCCAACCTGCTGCAGCACCTTGACAACAACTTCAAGTACTGGAAAAGGCTGGATGAGATGGGGCTGCGtggctcccacccacccccgagcCCTCCAAATAGCAGGGGCACACCAGGTCCTGTCCTTCcaggagagcagagcctgggggcggggagcactATCCCCAGAACACTACTGTAG
- the PDE8A gene encoding high affinity cAMP-specific and IBMX-insensitive 3',5'-cyclic phosphodiesterase 8A isoform X2: MGCAPSIHSAESPAPRRGGPEAQDAPSAAAPSARGHRLAESEPRGLEEMVCSVQFGPMRFHPDQLQVLLVFAQEDEQCAGFCRACEWLGFKYSVARETQTVLGCFLDQHHDVIVIDHRAPEKLDAEALCRTNVEETSALPLIAAGFTRRYVEDPSPMACYNELLQLEFGEVRSQLKLRACNSVFAALERSQEAVEITSEDHVIQYANPAFESTMGYQTGELLGKEVVEPAQKEAVLLGTLDAPAHTGKEWQGIYSVRKKNGDSVQRNVKIVPVVGQGGKIRHYVSIIRVCNGNSKGEKRTECVQPDTRTDNLSGRYRDRRKTSLDIKTMTSRTSEVSAQRRHSSMARIHSMIIETPITKVINILRAAQASSPVPVVEALGRVLDILRTTELYSPQFGAKDDDPHANDLVGGLVADGLRRLSGNEYVLTTKALQPVPSPPVSLKDIPPNIAQALEAEDSWDFNIFELEAASHNRPLVYLGLKIFSRFGLCEFLRCPEATLRAWLQTIEANYHTNNPYHNSTHAADVLQATAYFLYKDRAKQTLDHVDEVAALLAAAVHDVDHPGRTNSFLCNSGSELAILYNDTAVLESHHAALAFQLTAGDAECNIFKNVDRNEYRMLRQSIIDMVLATEMTRHFEHVNKFVNSINKPLAALEESGGAEADPDAVQTMLRAPESRALVKRMLIKCADVSNPCRPLEQCVEWAARISEEYFAQTDEEKQQDLPVVMPVFDRQTCSVPRSQISFIDYFITDMFDAWDAFVGLPNLLQHLDNNFKYWKRLDEMGLRGSHPPPSPPNSRGTPGPVLPGEQSLGAGSTIPRTLL, encoded by the exons ATGGGCTGCGCCCCGAGCATCCACAGCGCCgagagccccgcgccccgccgcgggGGCCCCGAGGCCCAGGACGCGCCCAGCGCCGCCGCGCCCAGCGCCCGCGGCCACCGCCTGGCCGAGTCGGAGCCGCGCGGCCTGGAG GAGATGGTTTGCAGTGTGCAGTTCGGACCCATGAGGTTCCATCCAGACCAGCTTCAG GTGCTGCTGGTGTTTGCTCAGGAGGACGAGCAGTGTGCTGGGTTCTGCAGGGCTTGCGAGTGGCTGGGCTTCAAGTACAGTGTGGCCAGGGAGACGCAGACCGTGCTGGGCTGCTTCCTGGACCAGCACCATGACGTCATCGTCATCGACCACCGGGCTCCCGAGAAGCTGGATGCCGAGGCTCTCTGCAG GACTAATGTGGAAGAGACGTCGGCGCTGCCCCTCATTGCTGCTGGCTTCACCAGA AGGTACGTGGAGGACCCGAGCCCCATGGCCTGCTACAACGAGCTGCTGCAGCTGGAATTCGGGGAAGTGCGGTCTCAGCTGAAGCtcag GGCCTGCAACTCCGTGTTCGCCGCGCTGGAGAGGAGCCAAGAGGCCGTGGAGATCACCAGTGAGGACCACgtcatccag TATGCAAATCCGGCCTTCGAGAGCACCATGGGGTACCAGACCGGGGAGCTTCTGGGGAAGGAGGTGGTGGAGCCTGCCCAGAAGGAGGCAGTCCTGCTGGGCACCCTGgatgctccagcccacacaggcAAG GAGTGGCAGGGGATCTACAGTGTCAGGAAGAAGAACGGGGACAGTGTCCAGCGGAACGTGAAGATCGTCCCTGTTGTGGGGCAGGGCGG AAAAATTAGACACTATGTGTCTATTATCCGAGTATGCAATGGCAACAGTAAG GGTGAGAAGCGCACAGAGTGTGTGCAGCCGGACACCCGCACGG ATAACCTGTCCGGCCGCTACAGAGACAGACGGAAAACCTCCCTGGACATCAAAACCATGACCTCCCGCACCAGTGAAG TCTCTGCCCAGAGGCGCCACTCGTCCATGGCCCGCATCCACTCCATGATCATAGAGACGCCCATCACCAAG GTGATCAACATCCTGAGAGCGGCGCAGGCCAGCAGCCCTGTGCCCGTGGTGGAGGCGCTGGGCCGCGTACTGGACATCCTCAGGACCACGGAGCTCTACTCCCCTCAGTTTGGGGCCAAGGACGACGACCCCCATGCCAATGACCTGGTGGGGGGCCTTGTGGCG GACGGTTTACGAAGACTCTCAGGGAACGAATACGTCCTCACAACAAAGG CCCTCCAGCCGGTCCCCAGCCCCCCCGTGTCTCTTAAGGACATCCCCCCAAACATCGCACAGGCCTTGGAGGCCGAGGACAGCTGGGACTTCAATATCTTCGAGCTGGAGGCTGCCAGCCACAACAG GCCTCTTGTCTACCTGGGCCTCAAGATCTTCAGCCGCTTTGGCCTCTGTGAATTCTTGAGGTGCCCTGAGGCCACACTGCGGGCCTGGCTGCAGACCATCGAGGCCAACTACCACACCAACAACCCGTACCACAACTCCACGCACGCAGCTGATGTGCTGCAGGCCACGGCCTACTTCCTCTACAAGGACAGGGCCAAG CAAACACTTGACCACGTGGACGAGGTGGCTGCCCTCCTGGCCGCTGCCGTTCACGACGTGGACCACCCTGGGAGGACCAACTCCTTCCTGTGCAATTCGGGCAGTGAGCTGGCCATCCTGTATAATGACACGGCCGTGCTTGAGAGCCACCATGCCGCCCTGGCCTTCCAGCTTACCGCTGGGGACGCAGAATGCAACATCTTCAAGAATGTGGACAG AAATGAGTACCGGATGCTGAGGCAGAGCATCATCGACATGGTTCTGGCCACAGAGATGACCCGGCACTTCGAGCACGTCAACAAGTTCGTCAACAGCATCAACAAGCCCTTGGCAGCCCTGGAGGAAAGCGGG GGGGCGGAGGCAGACCCGGACGCGGTGCAGACCATGCTCAGGGCGCCCGAGAGCCGGGCGCTGGTGAAACGCATGCTCATCAAGTGTGCCGACGTGTCCAACCCCTGCCGGCCCCTGGAGCAGTGCGTGGAGTGGGCCGCCCGCATCTCTGAGGAGTACTTCGCTCAG ACGGACGAGGAGAAGCAGCAGGACCTGCCGGTGGTGATGCCCGTGTTCGACCGGCAGACCTGCAGCGTGCCCCGCTCCCAGATCTCCTTCATTGACTACTTCATCACCGACATGTTCGACGCCTGGGATG cctTCGTGGGGCTCCCCAACCTGCTGCAGCACCTTGACAACAACTTCAAGTACTGGAAAAGGCTGGATGAGATGGGGCTGCGtggctcccacccacccccgagcCCTCCAAATAGCAGGGGCACACCAGGTCCTGTCCTTCcaggagagcagagcctgggggcggggagcactATCCCCAGAACACTACTGTAG
- the PDE8A gene encoding high affinity cAMP-specific and IBMX-insensitive 3',5'-cyclic phosphodiesterase 8A isoform X1, producing the protein MGCAPSIHSAESPAPRRGGPEAQDAPSAAAPSARGHRLAESEPRGLEEMVCSVQFGPMRFHPDQLQVLLVFAQEDEQCAGFCRACEWLGFKYSVARETQTVLGCFLDQHHDVIVIDHRAPEKLDAEALCRSIRSAELSENTVIMGVVSRTNVEETSALPLIAAGFTRRYVEDPSPMACYNELLQLEFGEVRSQLKLRACNSVFAALERSQEAVEITSEDHVIQYANPAFESTMGYQTGELLGKEVVEPAQKEAVLLGTLDAPAHTGKEWQGIYSVRKKNGDSVQRNVKIVPVVGQGGKIRHYVSIIRVCNGNSKGEKRTECVQPDTRTDNLSGRYRDRRKTSLDIKTMTSRTSEVSAQRRHSSMARIHSMIIETPITKVINILRAAQASSPVPVVEALGRVLDILRTTELYSPQFGAKDDDPHANDLVGGLVADGLRRLSGNEYVLTTKALQPVPSPPVSLKDIPPNIAQALEAEDSWDFNIFELEAASHNRPLVYLGLKIFSRFGLCEFLRCPEATLRAWLQTIEANYHTNNPYHNSTHAADVLQATAYFLYKDRAKQTLDHVDEVAALLAAAVHDVDHPGRTNSFLCNSGSELAILYNDTAVLESHHAALAFQLTAGDAECNIFKNVDRNEYRMLRQSIIDMVLATEMTRHFEHVNKFVNSINKPLAALEESGGAEADPDAVQTMLRAPESRALVKRMLIKCADVSNPCRPLEQCVEWAARISEEYFAQTDEEKQQDLPVVMPVFDRQTCSVPRSQISFIDYFITDMFDAWDAFVGLPNLLQHLDNNFKYWKRLDEMGLRGSHPPPSPPNSRGTPGPVLPGEQSLGAGSTIPRTLL; encoded by the exons ATGGGCTGCGCCCCGAGCATCCACAGCGCCgagagccccgcgccccgccgcgggGGCCCCGAGGCCCAGGACGCGCCCAGCGCCGCCGCGCCCAGCGCCCGCGGCCACCGCCTGGCCGAGTCGGAGCCGCGCGGCCTGGAG GAGATGGTTTGCAGTGTGCAGTTCGGACCCATGAGGTTCCATCCAGACCAGCTTCAG GTGCTGCTGGTGTTTGCTCAGGAGGACGAGCAGTGTGCTGGGTTCTGCAGGGCTTGCGAGTGGCTGGGCTTCAAGTACAGTGTGGCCAGGGAGACGCAGACCGTGCTGGGCTGCTTCCTGGACCAGCACCATGACGTCATCGTCATCGACCACCGGGCTCCCGAGAAGCTGGATGCCGAGGCTCTCTGCAG gtcgaTCAGATCAGCCGAGCTCTCAGAGAACACTGTGATCATGGGCGTGGTGAGCAG GACTAATGTGGAAGAGACGTCGGCGCTGCCCCTCATTGCTGCTGGCTTCACCAGA AGGTACGTGGAGGACCCGAGCCCCATGGCCTGCTACAACGAGCTGCTGCAGCTGGAATTCGGGGAAGTGCGGTCTCAGCTGAAGCtcag GGCCTGCAACTCCGTGTTCGCCGCGCTGGAGAGGAGCCAAGAGGCCGTGGAGATCACCAGTGAGGACCACgtcatccag TATGCAAATCCGGCCTTCGAGAGCACCATGGGGTACCAGACCGGGGAGCTTCTGGGGAAGGAGGTGGTGGAGCCTGCCCAGAAGGAGGCAGTCCTGCTGGGCACCCTGgatgctccagcccacacaggcAAG GAGTGGCAGGGGATCTACAGTGTCAGGAAGAAGAACGGGGACAGTGTCCAGCGGAACGTGAAGATCGTCCCTGTTGTGGGGCAGGGCGG AAAAATTAGACACTATGTGTCTATTATCCGAGTATGCAATGGCAACAGTAAG GGTGAGAAGCGCACAGAGTGTGTGCAGCCGGACACCCGCACGG ATAACCTGTCCGGCCGCTACAGAGACAGACGGAAAACCTCCCTGGACATCAAAACCATGACCTCCCGCACCAGTGAAG TCTCTGCCCAGAGGCGCCACTCGTCCATGGCCCGCATCCACTCCATGATCATAGAGACGCCCATCACCAAG GTGATCAACATCCTGAGAGCGGCGCAGGCCAGCAGCCCTGTGCCCGTGGTGGAGGCGCTGGGCCGCGTACTGGACATCCTCAGGACCACGGAGCTCTACTCCCCTCAGTTTGGGGCCAAGGACGACGACCCCCATGCCAATGACCTGGTGGGGGGCCTTGTGGCG GACGGTTTACGAAGACTCTCAGGGAACGAATACGTCCTCACAACAAAGG CCCTCCAGCCGGTCCCCAGCCCCCCCGTGTCTCTTAAGGACATCCCCCCAAACATCGCACAGGCCTTGGAGGCCGAGGACAGCTGGGACTTCAATATCTTCGAGCTGGAGGCTGCCAGCCACAACAG GCCTCTTGTCTACCTGGGCCTCAAGATCTTCAGCCGCTTTGGCCTCTGTGAATTCTTGAGGTGCCCTGAGGCCACACTGCGGGCCTGGCTGCAGACCATCGAGGCCAACTACCACACCAACAACCCGTACCACAACTCCACGCACGCAGCTGATGTGCTGCAGGCCACGGCCTACTTCCTCTACAAGGACAGGGCCAAG CAAACACTTGACCACGTGGACGAGGTGGCTGCCCTCCTGGCCGCTGCCGTTCACGACGTGGACCACCCTGGGAGGACCAACTCCTTCCTGTGCAATTCGGGCAGTGAGCTGGCCATCCTGTATAATGACACGGCCGTGCTTGAGAGCCACCATGCCGCCCTGGCCTTCCAGCTTACCGCTGGGGACGCAGAATGCAACATCTTCAAGAATGTGGACAG AAATGAGTACCGGATGCTGAGGCAGAGCATCATCGACATGGTTCTGGCCACAGAGATGACCCGGCACTTCGAGCACGTCAACAAGTTCGTCAACAGCATCAACAAGCCCTTGGCAGCCCTGGAGGAAAGCGGG GGGGCGGAGGCAGACCCGGACGCGGTGCAGACCATGCTCAGGGCGCCCGAGAGCCGGGCGCTGGTGAAACGCATGCTCATCAAGTGTGCCGACGTGTCCAACCCCTGCCGGCCCCTGGAGCAGTGCGTGGAGTGGGCCGCCCGCATCTCTGAGGAGTACTTCGCTCAG ACGGACGAGGAGAAGCAGCAGGACCTGCCGGTGGTGATGCCCGTGTTCGACCGGCAGACCTGCAGCGTGCCCCGCTCCCAGATCTCCTTCATTGACTACTTCATCACCGACATGTTCGACGCCTGGGATG cctTCGTGGGGCTCCCCAACCTGCTGCAGCACCTTGACAACAACTTCAAGTACTGGAAAAGGCTGGATGAGATGGGGCTGCGtggctcccacccacccccgagcCCTCCAAATAGCAGGGGCACACCAGGTCCTGTCCTTCcaggagagcagagcctgggggcggggagcactATCCCCAGAACACTACTGTAG